A region from the Equus asinus isolate D_3611 breed Donkey chromosome 3, EquAss-T2T_v2, whole genome shotgun sequence genome encodes:
- the ALB gene encoding albumin precursor (The RefSeq protein has 3 substitutions compared to this genomic sequence), whose translation MKWVTFVSLLFLFSSAYFRGVLRRDTHKSEIAHRFNDLGEKHFKGLVLVAFSQYLQQCPFEDHVKLVNEVTEFAKKCAADESAENCDKSLHTLFGDKLCTVATLRATYGELADCCEKQEPERNECFLTHKDDHPNLPKLKPEPDAQCAAFQEDPDKFLGKYLYEVARRHPYFYGPELLFHAEEYKADFTECCPADDKAGCLIPKLDALKERILLSSAKERLKCSSFQKFGERAFKAWSVARLSQKFPKADFAEVSKIVTDLTKVHKECCHGDLLECADDRADLTKYICEHQDSISGKLKACCDKPLLQKSHCIAEVKEDDLPSDLPALAADFAEDKEICKHYKDAKDVFLGTFLYEYSRRHPDYSVSLLLRIAKTYEATLEKCCAEADPPACYATVFDQFTPLVEEPKSLVKKNCDLFEEVGEYDFQNALIVRYTKKAPQVSTPTLVEIGRTLGKVGSRCCKLPESERLPCSENHLALALNRLCVLHEKTPVSEKITKCCTDSLAERRPCFSALELDEGYIPKEFKAETFTFHADICTLPEDEKQIKKQSALAELVKHKPKATKEQLKTVLGNFSAFVAKCCGAEDKEACFAEEGPKLVASSQLALA comes from the exons ATGCAGTGGGTAacctttgtttcccttctctttctcttcagctctGCTTATTCCAGAGGCGTGTTGCGTCGTGATACAC acaAGAGTGAGATTGCTCATCGGTTTAATGATTTGggagaaaaacatttcaaaggcct GGTGCTGGTTGCCTTTTCTCAGTATCTCCAGCAGTGCCCATTTGAGGACCACGTAAAATTAGTGAATGAAGTAACTGAATTTGCAAAAAAATGTGCTGCTGATGAGTCAGCTGAAAATTGTGACAAGTCACTT CATACTCTTTTTGGAGATAAACTGTGTACAGTTGCAACTCTTCGCGCAACCTACGGTGAACTGGCTGACTGCTGTGAAAAACAAGAACCTGAGAGAAATGAATGCTTCCTGACACACAAAGATGATCACCCGAACCTCCCCAAGCTGAAACCAGAACCGGACGCTCAGTGCGCCGCCTTCCAGGAAGATCCAGACAAGTTTCTGGGAAA atACCTGTATGAAGTTGCCAGAAGACATCCTTACTTTTACGGCCCAGAACTCCTTTTCCACGCTGAGGAATATAAAGCAGATTTTACAGAATGCTGTCCAGCTGATGATAAAGCTGGCTGTCTGATACCGAAG CTTGATGCTTTGAAGGAAAGAATACTGCTTTCATCTGCCAAAGAGAGACTCAAGTGCTCCAGTTTCCAAAAATTTGGGGAGAGAGCTTTCAAAGCATG GTCAGTAGCTCGCCTGAGCCAGAAATTTCCCAAGGCTGACTTTGCAGAGGTTTCCAAGATAGTGACAGATCTTACCAAAGTCCACAAGGAATGCTGCCACGGTGACCTGCTTGAATGTGCCGATGACAGG GCGGATCTTACCAAGTACATATGTGAACATCAAGATTCAATCTCTGGCAAACTGAAAGCATGCTGTGATAAACCTTTGTTGCAAAAATCCCACTGCATTGCCGAGGTGAAAGAAGATGACCTACCTAGTGACCTGCCTGCATTAGCTGCTGATTTTGCTGAAGATAAGGAAATCTGCAAACACTATAAGGATGCCAAAGATGTCTTCCTGGGCAC GTTTTTGTATGAATACTCAAGAAGGCATCCTGATTACTCCGTCTCCTTGCTGTTGAGAATTGCCAAGACATATGAAGCCACGCTGGAGAAGTGCTGTGCGGAGGCCGACCCTCCTGCGTGCTACGCCACAGTG TTTGATCAGTTTACACCTCTTGTGGAGGAGCCTAAGAGTTTAGTCAAGAAAAACTGTGACCTTTTTGAAGAGGTTGGAGAGTATGACTTTCAAAATGC GCTCATAGTTCGTTACACCAAGAAAGCACCCCAGGTGTCAACTCCAACTCTCGTGGAGATTGGAAGGACCCTGGGGAAAGTGGGCAGCAGATGCTGTAAACTTCCTGAATCAGAAAGATTGCCCTGTTCTGAAAACCAT CTGGCCTTGGCCCTGAACCGGTTGTGTGTGTTGCATGAGAAGACACCAGTGAGCGAGAAGATTACCAAATGTTGCACGGATTCCTTGGCGGAAAGACGGCCATGCTTTTCTGCTCTGGAACTCGATGAAGGATATGTTCCCAAAGAATTTAAGGCTGAAACATTCACCTTCCATGCAGATATATGCACACTTCCTGAAGATGAGAAACAAATCAAGAAACAATC TGCACTTGCTGAACTGGTGAAACACAAGCCCAAGGCAACAAAAGAACAACTGAAAACTGTCCTGGGAAATTTCTCAGCCTTTGTAGCCAAGTGCTGCGGAGCTGAGGACAAAGAGGCCTGCTTTGCTGAGGAG GGTCCAAAACTTGTTGCTTCGAGTCAACTTGCCTTAGCCTAA